In Aegilops tauschii subsp. strangulata cultivar AL8/78 chromosome 3, Aet v6.0, whole genome shotgun sequence, one genomic interval encodes:
- the LOC109769149 gene encoding uncharacterized protein, with translation MSRRRSPRLNRQTHASQAVANAGMAIRRSPRLHPQIPVSAGATRRRSSRLNPQIHIGEEGAGLTRRRSTRLHLQVHASDEGGAVIGLRRSPRLHPQIPVSEEDAGVTRRRSPRLNPQILASDEGGAVIGLRRSPRLHPRLHRSEEGAGVTNRRSTRLHPQVHSSEEGSGMTRRRRRRGTSPAAPASLPDDDDMLREILMRLPPQPSSLLRASAVCKRWRRVTTDPRFLCSFSVHHRKPPLLGVFERDGYDIVFTPVLDPPDRIPPERFNTLHQIRGFRKAELLGCRQGRILLLEMDWFIVWDPITGEHHHVDIPPAFDKLSYLYGAVLCAATDQSHMHGSCHSSPFNLVLMSPCQGYEDGTPPIACVYSSETGVWGNPILTTNRCEFARCNPGILVGNVLYWTSKSVNAKSKYLNLDQLGDDIIEFDLDRQSLAVIKGPPGLNHSTTHQIIQSGDCDVGLAILSHGRFEMWERKVSCHGGATWFLQKIVEMHTVFGLPPQAEGLVRAVEILGYDEENGAMFLFVDNNVYMVEAMSMQSMKLYQCSHHSYANDIHPFTSFYAPAIPGGRGGAGMLQDM, from the exons AtgagccgccgccgcagcccacGCCTGAATCGCCAGACCCACGCCAGCCAGGCCGTGGCGAACGCCGGAATGGCCATCCGCCGTAGCCCGCGCCTCCACCCCCAAATCCCCGTGAGCGCCGGAGCGACCCGCCGACGCAGCTCGCGCCTCAACCCCCAAATCCACATCGGTGAGGAGGGCGCCGGGTTGACCCGCCGGCGCAGCACGCGCCTCCACCTCCAAGTCCACGCGAGCGATGAGGGTGGCGCCGTAATAGGCCTCCGCCGAAGCCCGCGGCTCCACCCACAGATCCCCGTGAGCGAGGAGGACGCCGGAGTGACCCGCCGTCGCAGCCCGCGGCTCAATCCCCAAATCCTCGCGAGCGACGAGGGTGGCGCCGTAATAGGCCTCCGTCGCAGCCCGCGGCTCCACCCCCGCCTCCACAGGAGTGAGGAGGGCGCCGGAGTGACCAACCGCCGCAGCACGCGGCTCCACCCCCAAGTACACTCCAGCGAGGAGGGCTCCGGGATGacacgccgtcgccgccgccgcggtacCTCGCCGGCTGCGCCTGCCTCcctgccggacgacgacgacatgCTTCGGGAGATCCTCATGCGCCTGCCGCCTCAGCCGTCCTCCCTCCTGCGAGCCTCCGCCGTGTGCAAGCGCTGGCGACGCGTCACCACCGACCCCCGGTTCCTCTGCAGCTTCTCTGTCCACCACCGCAAGCCGCCACTCCTCGGCGTCTTTGAGAGAGATGGCTACGACATCGTGTTCACTCCGGTCCTGGACCCTCCCGACCGCATCCCTCCGGAGCGCTTCAACACACTACATCAGATACGTGGCTTCCGGAAGGCCGAACTGCTGGGGTGCCGCCAAGGCCGCATCCTCCTCCTGGAGATGGACTGGTTCATTGTATGGGACCCCATCACCGGCGAGCATCACCATGTCGACATTCCACCAGCGTTCGATAAGTTATCCTACCTCTATGGGGCTGTGCTCTGCGCTGCCACCGACCAGAGCCACATGCATGGCAGCTGCCACTCGAGCCCCTTTAATTTGGTCTTGATGTCCCCGTGCCAAGGCTACGAAGATGGTACTCCACCCATCGCTTGTGTATACTCCTCGGAGACTGGGGTATGGGGCAATCCCATCTTGACAACAAATCGATGTGAGTTTGCTCGATGTAATCCTGGGATCCTTGTTGGTAATGTCCTCTACTGGACGTCTAAGAGTGTGAATGCCAAATCAAAATATTTGAATTTGGATCAGCTCGGAGACGACATAATTGAGTTTGATTTGGATAGGCAGAGTCTTGCTGTGATCAAGGGGCCTCCAGGTCTTAATCATTCCACCACACATCAGATAATCCAGTCAGGGGATTGTGATGTTGGTCTTGCCATATTGTCTCATGGTAGATTTGAAATGTGGGAGAGGAAGGTCAGCTGTCACGGTGGTGCCACATGGTTCCTGCAGAAGATTGTTGAAATGCATACTGTTTTTGGGCTCCCTCCTCAGGCTGAAGGATTGGTGAGAGCGGTCGAAATACTTGGGTATGATGAGGAAAATGGTGCAATGTTTTTATTTGTGGACAACAATGTCTACATGGTTGAAGCAATGTCAATGCAATCCATGAAACTTTATCAATGCAGTCATCACAGCTATGCCAATGACATTCATCCTTTCACAAGTTTCTATGCACCAG CCATTCCTGGTGGACGTGGCGGAGCTGGAATGCTGCAAGATATGTAG
- the LOC109769150 gene encoding germin-like protein 11-1 encodes MKLFTVMFSYLLLLGLYTPPSLSDSPPLQDMCPMAPQDERKLFMNGYLCKHPSTILASDFKTLLLNHAGKLDNMVRSSANIVTAAEFPGLNTLGMSMARTDIDSYGIVLPHSHPRASEMMFVHDGSVLAGFFDTTGKLFQKRLCEGDVFIFPRGLVHFIMNYGLRLATTFSVLNSQNPGVVGITHAMFAPDSDVVEGLVARMMKFREMEIPDNKTTDFPWTY; translated from the coding sequence ATGAAGCTCTTCACTGTCATGTTTTCCTACCTCCTCCTTCTTGGCCTCTATACACCACCAAGCCTGTCAGacagtccacctcttcaagataTGTGCCCTATGGCGCCTCAGGATGAAAGGAAGCTGTTCATGAACGGCTACCTCTGCAAGCACCCGAGCACCATTCTGGCTTCCGATTTCAAGACATTGCTTCTCAACCATGCCGGGAAACTAGACAACATGGTCCGGTCATCAGCGAACATCGTCACCGCTGCCGAGTTCCCTGGCCTCAACACCCTTGGCATGTCGATGGCACGCACCGACATCGACTCCTACGGGATAGTGCTTCCCCACTCTCACCCAAGGGCGTCGGAGATGATGTTTGTCCATGATGGCAGCGTGCTGGCCGGTTTCTTTGACACAACAGGTAAGCTGTTTCAGAAGAGACTGTGTGAGGGGGATGTGTTCATCTTTCCCCGTGGTTTGGTTCACTTCATCATGAACTATGGTCTCCGTCTTGCGACGACGTTCTCGGTGCTCAACAGTCAGAACCCTGGTGTGGTTGGAATCACCCACGCGATGTTTGCGCCAGATTCAGATGTAGTTGAGGGGCTGGTGGCCAGAATGATGAAGTTCAGAGAGATGGAAATCCCTGACAACAAGACTACTGATTTTCCATGGACTTACTAG